A genomic segment from Candidatus Limnocylindria bacterium encodes:
- a CDS encoding gamma-glutamyltransferase, protein MTDVRSQWRHSKTEPVARGGMVTAEHHLAAEAGIEMLRDGGNAVDAAVAAAFVMGVVEPFTSGIGGIAGLVIRRADGAVVSIEGPTRAPLAARPDMFELVGDGSRAGMYLWPAVKGGANVDGATSVSVPGQAAALCLALERYGSLPRA, encoded by the coding sequence ATGACCGACGTCCGCAGCCAGTGGCGGCACTCCAAGACCGAGCCAGTGGCTCGCGGCGGGATGGTCACCGCGGAGCACCACCTCGCGGCCGAGGCGGGCATCGAGATGCTGCGCGACGGAGGTAACGCCGTCGACGCGGCGGTCGCGGCCGCGTTCGTGATGGGCGTCGTCGAGCCATTCACGAGCGGCATCGGCGGGATCGCCGGCCTCGTCATCCGTCGCGCCGACGGCGCCGTCGTCTCGATCGAAGGGCCCACGCGCGCGCCGCTCGCCGCGCGGCCCGACATGTTCGAGCTCGTCGGTGACGGCTCGCGTGCGGGCATGTACCTGTGGCCCGCCGTGAAGGGCGGCGCGAACGTCGACGGCGCGACCTCCGTGAGCGTTCCCGGCCAGGCGGCGGCGCTCTGTCTCGCCCTCGAGCGCTACGGCTCGCTGCCGCGCGC